In Novosphingobium resinovorum, a single genomic region encodes these proteins:
- a CDS encoding thermonuclease family protein has translation MLIRGFKKWPRNQQIALPILSVFAFGALFNQMQARNSEPVSIHVENPRIIDGDTLETLDKKRVRLSGIDAPDEDGKGNVPKIAAQLYLEELVKQNGGMDCTSDFQDEKLTIEPICNTRRTSWGRSNLSCRFRSNGASVSATMVRHGYAVDYRQHSGLAYARFMKDAADERRGLWGVDYEAMRNLAIERGQLPNKCK, from the coding sequence GTGCTGATCCGAGGTTTCAAAAAATGGCCGCGAAATCAGCAAATCGCGTTGCCGATTCTCTCTGTTTTCGCGTTCGGTGCGCTGTTCAATCAGATGCAAGCAAGGAATAGCGAGCCAGTTTCGATCCACGTCGAGAACCCGCGCATTATCGACGGCGATACGCTCGAAACGCTCGATAAAAAGCGGGTGCGGTTGTCGGGAATCGATGCGCCGGATGAGGACGGTAAGGGCAATGTGCCCAAGATCGCAGCGCAGCTCTATTTGGAAGAGCTGGTGAAGCAAAATGGCGGCATGGATTGCACCAGCGATTTTCAGGACGAAAAGCTGACGATCGAGCCGATATGCAACACGCGGCGGACAAGCTGGGGCCGGTCTAACCTGTCGTGCCGGTTTCGGTCGAATGGGGCATCTGTTTCGGCAACGATGGTGCGCCATGGATATGCCGTTGATTACAGGCAACATTCAGGGCTGGCCTATGCCCGTTTCATGAAAGATGCAGCCGACGAGCGGCGAGGCCTTTGGGGTGTCGATTACGAGGCGATGAGGAATCTGGCGATCGAGAGGGGCCAGTTGCCGAACAAGTGCAAATGA